One Mycolicibacterium doricum genomic window, GCGGTATCGGGGAGAAGCGATTCCGTCTCGACGCCGAGCGGTTCCTGCTGTTCCCGACGGTCGCCCACAGCCACGCCGAACGGGTGCGCCCCGAACACCGCGACCTCCTCGGCCCGGCAGCGGCCGACAGCACCGAGGAAGCGCTGACGCTGCGCGCCGGAGCGAAAGTCGTCGCCGCCGTCGAGGTGAACCGCGAGGAGGCCGTCGTCGACTTGGAGCCGCTGCACATCTGGACCGGCGAGTCGGTGCGGGCCGACCGGCTGGACTTTCGGCCGAAACACCGGCTGACCGTGCTGGTGGTCCAGGTCAGCCCGCTGGCCGAACCGGTGCCAGTCGAGCGCACCGCGCAGTACGGGGGCTGCACGAGCTGGGTCGAGCTACCGGTGAACCCGGTGTGGGGGGCGCCCGTACACGACGACGCCGCGCTCGCCGCGATCGCCGAATCGGTGCGCCGGTCAGTGGGTTGACCGTGGCT contains:
- a CDS encoding DUF1802 family protein encodes the protein MSTPALKEWSAAVHALLDGRQTVLLRKGGIGEKRFRLDAERFLLFPTVAHSHAERVRPEHRDLLGPAAADSTEEALTLRAGAKVVAAVEVNREEAVVDLEPLHIWTGESVRADRLDFRPKHRLTVLVVQVSPLAEPVPVERTAQYGGCTSWVELPVNPVWGAPVHDDAALAAIAESVRRSVG